The Chryseobacterium oranimense genome contains the following window.
GCTATTGCAGGAAGCTTTGTTTTAATGCTTGTTCTGCTTTCCATGTCAACTAAATTCCAGGACAAATCTTACCTTATTATATTTGGATTCCTTGTTTCAGCATTTGCCGGTGCCATTGTTTCGTTACTGCAGTTTTATGCGGAAAATCAAAGTCTGAAAAACTATATTTTATGGTCTTTCGGAGCTAATAATATGGTGACAAGGAATCAGATTTATGTATTATCCATCCTTGTTTTCGTGGGAATTTTCATTTGTTTTAAAACCATAAAGCCACTGATCGGAAATTCATTGGGAACTTCCTATGCACAAAGCTTAGGGGTCAATCTCAATCAGCTGAAGGTTCTGATCATTGCAGCCTCTTCTTTGCTTTCGGCTTCTATTACTGCTTTTCTGGGACCTATTTTATTTATCGGGATTATTGTTCCTCATTTCTGCAGGTTAATCTATAATCCGTCCAAATTATGGCAGCAGTGGATCCTGAATATGTTTCTCGGAATGCTGATCATGATGCTTTTCTCTATAGTTGCAGAAAAAACACAGATCCCTATGAATGTAATAAGCTCTGTATTTGGTATCCCGGTAATTTTAATGATGCTTTTGAAACAGAATAAAGTTTAGAGGTCAATGTCAATAAGTCAATGGGCAATTGTGAATTTAAATGCGTTACTCATCCAATAAAGCATAACAATAATTAAGTTCTGCTCGATCTGCTAAATCTGCGAGCGTATATTTCTTTCTCTCGCAGATTTAGCAGATTTAAAATGGTATTTTTGTAAACAATGCATCTAGGCAATTAATCAGTATCCAATGTTTCTACAAATCAAACGAGCCAATATAGGCTATGACAAAACTTTAATTTCAGATGCTTGTGCCGATCTGAAGCTGGGTGACGTATGTCTTCTGATTGGAAATAACGGTGTAGGAAAAACAACGCTTATCAAATCTATTTTGCATCAGGTTCCTCTTTTAAACGGTGAGATCTCTATTAGTAATAAAAATATCAGAAACCTTTCCGTTAAAGAAATCGCTGAAAATATTGCTGTGGTTTTCTCGAAATCAAATATTCCGCAGCATTATACCGTTGAAGACCTTATTTCATTAGGAAAATACATCTACTACCCTTTTTATTTTGAGCTCAGAAAAGAGGACAGGGATGAAGTGGCACATATCATTGATGAGCTGGACCTTAATCAATATAAACATACTCTTCTTAAAAACCTTTCAGACGGAAATCTTCAGAAAGCATTCATTGGCCGGGCTATTACCCAGAATTCACCGGTGATTATCCTGGATGAACCTACAACCCATCTTGATGAAAAAAACAAACTTATTATCTTAAAGGCTCTTCGCAGGCTGGCCAAGGAGCAACATAAGATTATCCTGTTCTCTTCCCATGACTGGAGACTGGCCAAAGAGTTTGCAGACAAGATCTGGTATGTGAAGGATAATCAGCTTTTTTCGGGGATTGTAGAAGATGTACTGTTGCAGCATGAGGAGCTTACCAATGTTTCGTTGTTCCAGGTGAATGATAATTTTGTTCCGCCTTCTATACAGGCGCCGCAGGTTCATAAGGAAATGCTGTATTCTTTATTGCAGAAAAATTTCGAAAAAGATCTTTCTGCCCTGCATTTTGAGTATAGAAAGGGTTTTTGGGAAATTATCGCCAATGATACAATATATCAATATGAATCCTTTGAAGAAATAGTCAATTTCATCAAAAACATTCACTAATACTGCGTTTACATTAAATATTTCACATACTATGCATGCATAGTATTATGCTAATCATATAATTTAATTCATTTATTATCAGGTTATTAACAAAATTTAACGTTAATAAATACTATGCATGCATAATATTTACTACATTTGGGTAACACCATTCGTAGATAAATGATGGATAATAAAGAAAAAATAGAAAACGTAGATTTAGTTTTAAAACAGACCTGGCTGGCTGTTTCTAAAATGTACACAGAACTTGCCCAGGAGCATGATTCTACTGCTGTACAAGCCTTAACCCTTCTTAAAATTGATCCCAAAGAAGGCACACGAAGTACTAACTTAGGTCCTAAAATGGCCATTGAACCAACTTCTTTAACCAGAATCATCAAACTTCTGGAAGATAACGGGTATATCTATAAGGAAAAGACGACCACCGATAAAAGAGAGGTGATTATCAAACTTACGGATAAGGGCCTGAACTCAAGGAATATGTCAAAGGAAGTAGTCGTCAATTTCAACAAGAAAGTGATGGAAAAGATTGCTCCCGAGAAGATAGAAACCTTCAAAGAAGTGATGTCCGAGATCATGAAAATCGCCAACGAATTATTAAACAACAGAAAATAAATTATAATGAAACCATATGGTTGCATATGACCTTATTAATAATAAAAATTTACATATGAAAAGAAGAATCAAACATGTGACGGTTCTTGGTTCAGGAATTATGGGTAGCGGTATCGCAGCGCATTTCGCCAATATCGGGGTGGAAGTGTCTCTTTTGGATATCGTTCCTTTTGAACTGACGGAAGCTGAACAGAAAAAAGGTTTGACCAAAGATGACAAAGCGGTAAGAAACAGAATTGCTTCTGAAAACTTTGAAAAACTGAAAAAAGCAAGTCCTGCCCTTCTCTATTCTCCGAAATTTGCGGATAGAATTACAATAGGCAACTTTGATGACGATCTACAGAAGATCAAAAATACAGACTGGATCATTGAAGTGGTTGTTGAAAAGCTTGACATTAAGAAATCTGTTTACGAAAAAATTGAGCAGTTCAGAAAACCCGGAACATTGATTTCTTCTAATACATCAGGAATTCCTATTCATTTTCTAATTGAAGGAAGAAGCGATGATTTCAAAAAATATTTTGCAGGAACACATTTCTTCAACCCGGTAAGATATCTTCCTCTTTTAGAGATTATCCCTACTCCGGAAACTCTGCCGGAAGTGGTGGATTTCTATATGAGCTTTGGGGCTAAATTCTTGGGAAAAACTACAGTTTTAGCCAAGGACACTCCAGCTTTCATTGCCAACAGAATCGGGGTTTTCTCGATGATGGATCTTCTTCACAATGTACAGAAATTAGGTTTAACTGTTTCTGAGGTTGATAAACTGACAGGTCCTGTTATCGGACGCCCAAAATCAGCAACATTCAGAACCGCTGATGTGGTAGGTCTTGATACACTGGTAATGGTAGCCAACGGTGTACGCCAAAGCGGTGCTGAAGCCAATAACTTCAACGACGTTTTTGCCCTTCCAGGTTATATCCAGAAAATGATGGATAATAAATGGCTGGGTTCCAAAACTGAACAGGGCTTCTATAAAAAGGTAAAAAATGCAGAAGGAAAATCCGAAATCCACGGATTAAACCTTGATACCCTTGAATACGAACTTCAAGGCAAATCTTCATTCCCTACTTTAGAGTTAACTAAAAATATCGATAAACCAATCGATAGATTTAAGGTTCTAATCGGCGGTAAAGATAAAGCCGGAGAATTATACAGAAAATCTTTAGGAGCGTTATTCGCTTACGTGTCTCACAAAGTTCCTGAAATCTCTGATGAAGTTTATAAAATTGACGATGCTATGAGAGCCGGTTTCGGATGGGAAAACGGACCATTTGAAATCTGGGATGCTGTAGGAGTTCAAAAAGGTATTGAACTGGCAAAAGATGCAGGTTACGAAGTTTCAGACTGGGTAAAAAATGTTGAGTCTTTCTATAAAGTAAATGATGAAGGCCAGAGTATCTTCGTTGATAAAAATTCAGGAGAATACAACACTATTCCGGGTCAGGATGCCTTTATTATCTTAGATAACATCAGAAAGAACAAAACCCTTTGGAGCAATTCAGGTTCAGCAATTGAAGATCTTGGCGACGGAATCATCAACTTTGAAATCCGTTCAAAAATGAACTCTTTAGGAGGTGAAGTTCTTGACGGATTAAACAGAGCTATAGATTTAGCAGAAAAAGAATATGACGGATTGGTAGTTGGAAACCAGGGAACCAATTTCTCGGTAGGAGCCAACCTTGCTATGATTCTGATGATGGCTATCGAGCAGGACTGGGATGATCTGAATATGGCGATCGCTTATTTCCAGAAATCCATGATGAGAGTACGCTACTCCTCTATTCCTGTAGTTGTTGCCCCTCACGGAATGACCCTTGGCGGTGGATGTGAAATGACCATGCACGCAGACAGAGTGGTTGCTGCCGCAGAAACTTATATCGGATTGGTAGAAACCGGAGTCGGTGTAATTCCTGGCGGTGGTGGTACCAAAGAATTAACTTTGAGAACTTCAAGAGAATTCCATGCTGATGACGTTAAAAATAACAGACTTCGTGAAGCATTCATGAATATTGCAATGGGTAAGGTAGCTACCTCTGCTTATGAAGCTTATGACATGGGAATTCTTGAAAAAGGAAAAGACATTGTCTCCGTAAGCAAAAACAGACAGATCGCCGAAGCTAAAAAAGTAGCCAAACTATTAGCAGAACAAGGTTACACGCAACCAATCGAGCAAAAAGTAAAAGTTTTAGGAAAAGATGCCCTGGGAATGTTCTACGTAGGAACAGACCAGATGCTTACCGGAAAATATATTTCTGAGCACGACAAGAAAATTGCAGACAAGTTAGCCAACGTAATGGTAGGAGGAAATCTTTCCGAGCCAACTGTAGTTACCGAACAATATTTATTGAATCTTGAAAGAGAAACGTTCCTTCAGCTTTGCGGTGAAAGAAAAACCTTAGAGAGAATTCAGTACATGTTACAAAATGGAAAACCATTGAGAAACTAATAGTGAGCTCCGTAGGAGCGAACTGTTAATAGCAATGAATAATCTAAAAAGTTGTTGAGCTTCGTAGAGGCGACCTGCTAATTTTTATGGCAAACACATATACACAAATTTATATTCAAATTGTTTTCGCTGTTAAAGGAAGACAAAATCTGATTTCAAAAGAAAACAGAGAAGAATTACACAAATTTATTACGGGTATTGTTGCCAATAGAAATCAAAAATTATTCGCGGTATTTGCAATGCCGGATCATGTTCATATTCTGGTAAGTATGAGCCCGACAATTACAATTTCAGATTTGGTTAGAGATATTAAAGCAGGTTCATCAAAATTTATTAATGAAAAAGCTTGGATAAACGGAAAATTTAGTTGGCAGGAAGGATATGGAGCTTTTTCTTATTCTAAAAGCAATGTAGATTCCGTTGTAAAATATATTTTAAATCAGGAAGATCATCATAAAAAGAAAACATTCAGAGAAGAATATCTGGATTTTATGGAAAAATTTGAAATTGAATATGATCCAAAATATTTATTTGAATGGATTGAAAATTAACAGGTCGCTCCTACGGAGCTCCGAAAATTGTAAAATAAAGCTATGAACAGTTTACCTCTACGAGGCAAAAAACTCTCAAAATTTAATTAAACAAAAAATATGAAAACAGCATATATAGTAAAAGGATACAGAACAGCAGTAGGAAAAGCACCTAAAGGCTCCCTTCGCTTTACTCGTCCAGATGTCATGGCAGCTACAGTTATTGAAAAATTAATGGCTGAGTTACCTCAATTAGATAAAAACAGAATTGATGACCTTATCGTGGGCAACGCAATGCCGGAAGCTGAACAGGGACTTAATGTGGCTCGTTTAATTTCTTTAATGGGCTTAAATACTGACAAAGTTCCCGGAGTTACAGTAAACAGATACTGTGCATCAGGAAGTGAGGCGATTGCTATTGCTTCTGCAAAAATTCAGGCAGGAATGGCTGATTGTATTATCGCAGGAGGTACGGAATCCATGTCTTATATCCCGATGGGTGGTTACAAGCCGGTTCCGGAAACCGACATCGCCAAAACAAACCCTGATTATTACTGGGGGATGGGTTATACTGCAGAAGAAGTAGCCAAGCAATATAATATTACAAGAGAAGAACAAGATCAGTTTGCCTTTGAATCTCATATGAAAGCCTTAAAAGCTAATCAGGAAGGAAAATTTGCTAATCAGATCGTTTCAATTCCTGTAGAATATAATTTCCTAGACGAAAACCAGAAAATGCAGTCTAAAAAGTTTGATTTCTCTGTAGATGAAGGTCCCAGAAAAGATACTTCATTAGAAGGATTGGCAAAACTAAGACCTGTATTTGCCAACGGAGGAAGCGTAACTGCCGGAAACTCTTCTCAGATGAGTGACGGAGCCGCTTTTGTAATGGTAATGAGCGAAGAAATGGTAAAAGAATTAGGACTTGAACCAGAAGCAAGATTAGTAGCTTATGCAGCAGCAGGTCTTGAACCTAGAATTATGGGTATGGGGCCAATCTATGCCATTCCAAAAGCTTTAAAACAAGCTGGTCTTGAATTAAAAGATATCGATTTGATCGAACTTAATGAAGCTTTTGCATCACAATCAGTAGCAATCAAAAAAGAATTGGGCTTA
Protein-coding sequences here:
- a CDS encoding iron ABC transporter permease, encoding MSKKFKILCLLLAAAIILTVVINLNTGFLSLNFQDFFQDSAQSQIAEIRINRVLVMLLAGISIPTSGFLMQEYFQNPLAGPDILGITSVASLSVAFYIFFSHDFLIPEFLQNSFLSLSAIAGSFVLMLVLLSMSTKFQDKSYLIIFGFLVSAFAGAIVSLLQFYAENQSLKNYILWSFGANNMVTRNQIYVLSILVFVGIFICFKTIKPLIGNSLGTSYAQSLGVNLNQLKVLIIAASSLLSASITAFLGPILFIGIIVPHFCRLIYNPSKLWQQWILNMFLGMLIMMLFSIVAEKTQIPMNVISSVFGIPVILMMLLKQNKV
- a CDS encoding thiolase family protein, whose translation is MKTAYIVKGYRTAVGKAPKGSLRFTRPDVMAATVIEKLMAELPQLDKNRIDDLIVGNAMPEAEQGLNVARLISLMGLNTDKVPGVTVNRYCASGSEAIAIASAKIQAGMADCIIAGGTESMSYIPMGGYKPVPETDIAKTNPDYYWGMGYTAEEVAKQYNITREEQDQFAFESHMKALKANQEGKFANQIVSIPVEYNFLDENQKMQSKKFDFSVDEGPRKDTSLEGLAKLRPVFANGGSVTAGNSSQMSDGAAFVMVMSEEMVKELGLEPEARLVAYAAAGLEPRIMGMGPIYAIPKALKQAGLELKDIDLIELNEAFASQSVAIKKELGLNPDILNVNGGAIALGHPLGCTGTKLTVQLLDEMRRRGNKYGMVSMCVGTGQGAASIFELL
- a CDS encoding ABC transporter ATP-binding protein, giving the protein MFLQIKRANIGYDKTLISDACADLKLGDVCLLIGNNGVGKTTLIKSILHQVPLLNGEISISNKNIRNLSVKEIAENIAVVFSKSNIPQHYTVEDLISLGKYIYYPFYFELRKEDRDEVAHIIDELDLNQYKHTLLKNLSDGNLQKAFIGRAITQNSPVIILDEPTTHLDEKNKLIILKALRRLAKEQHKIILFSSHDWRLAKEFADKIWYVKDNQLFSGIVEDVLLQHEELTNVSLFQVNDNFVPPSIQAPQVHKEMLYSLLQKNFEKDLSALHFEYRKGFWEIIANDTIYQYESFEEIVNFIKNIH
- the tnpA gene encoding IS200/IS605 family transposase is translated as MANTYTQIYIQIVFAVKGRQNLISKENREELHKFITGIVANRNQKLFAVFAMPDHVHILVSMSPTITISDLVRDIKAGSSKFINEKAWINGKFSWQEGYGAFSYSKSNVDSVVKYILNQEDHHKKKTFREEYLDFMEKFEIEYDPKYLFEWIEN
- a CDS encoding 3-hydroxyacyl-CoA dehydrogenase/enoyl-CoA hydratase family protein: MKRRIKHVTVLGSGIMGSGIAAHFANIGVEVSLLDIVPFELTEAEQKKGLTKDDKAVRNRIASENFEKLKKASPALLYSPKFADRITIGNFDDDLQKIKNTDWIIEVVVEKLDIKKSVYEKIEQFRKPGTLISSNTSGIPIHFLIEGRSDDFKKYFAGTHFFNPVRYLPLLEIIPTPETLPEVVDFYMSFGAKFLGKTTVLAKDTPAFIANRIGVFSMMDLLHNVQKLGLTVSEVDKLTGPVIGRPKSATFRTADVVGLDTLVMVANGVRQSGAEANNFNDVFALPGYIQKMMDNKWLGSKTEQGFYKKVKNAEGKSEIHGLNLDTLEYELQGKSSFPTLELTKNIDKPIDRFKVLIGGKDKAGELYRKSLGALFAYVSHKVPEISDEVYKIDDAMRAGFGWENGPFEIWDAVGVQKGIELAKDAGYEVSDWVKNVESFYKVNDEGQSIFVDKNSGEYNTIPGQDAFIILDNIRKNKTLWSNSGSAIEDLGDGIINFEIRSKMNSLGGEVLDGLNRAIDLAEKEYDGLVVGNQGTNFSVGANLAMILMMAIEQDWDDLNMAIAYFQKSMMRVRYSSIPVVVAPHGMTLGGGCEMTMHADRVVAAAETYIGLVETGVGVIPGGGGTKELTLRTSREFHADDVKNNRLREAFMNIAMGKVATSAYEAYDMGILEKGKDIVSVSKNRQIAEAKKVAKLLAEQGYTQPIEQKVKVLGKDALGMFYVGTDQMLTGKYISEHDKKIADKLANVMVGGNLSEPTVVTEQYLLNLERETFLQLCGERKTLERIQYMLQNGKPLRN
- a CDS encoding MarR family winged helix-turn-helix transcriptional regulator gives rise to the protein MMDNKEKIENVDLVLKQTWLAVSKMYTELAQEHDSTAVQALTLLKIDPKEGTRSTNLGPKMAIEPTSLTRIIKLLEDNGYIYKEKTTTDKREVIIKLTDKGLNSRNMSKEVVVNFNKKVMEKIAPEKIETFKEVMSEIMKIANELLNNRK